The genomic region taTTCCTGATTGCACAGTATTCCTACTTGCATATCTGTTCCTTAATGTGTACTGCCTTCCCACAGAGATTAAGGGAATATTGGGAAGAAGACGATTTGGCACAATGCATTCACAATACCCAGACATTGTGTTATGTTGTGGTTATGAACTGTATTGTTGTGATCCAGGATCCAGGACATTGTATGCAGAACCGACATGGAAAGGTCTGAGTGCAGTTCCTGTGATAAAGTGGGTGGTGTTCTTTCGATAATCATTGTAGAGTTATTcttattatttcacttttacTTTTAGGGGAAAGACCTGCAATAGATGCAGAGTTTTCCAGGTACTTTGaggttctctctctctttttttttttttaatacagagcATGCAAATGAAGAACTATTTATATCATTTTCTCAGCAAATTACCTTTATCTTTGTACTTCAAACAGGGGTTGTGGTTGTTTTTGGGGCTAACTTTAGGAGATGCATGTTTAATTAGGAGTGAAGTGCCACAGAATATTTGGAAACAGGCGCTGCGTTGTGCTGcgggtttttttcttctcttctccgCTGCGTGTGGCGGCGAGAGGCCGCGGGCAGGAGCGCGTGCCGTCCCCGGAGCAGTCCCGCCGCGGGCCGCAGGGTGGTGCTCCTGGCCAAGGCGGCGccgagcggctgcgggcggggAGAGGCCGAGcccagcgcagcgcagcgcagcgcagcgcaggcgggaggaggcggcggagAGCGGCGGCAGAGAGCGGCGGCGGAGAGCTGTTGTCCGTGCTCTGAGCTCGGAGTGAGCCGCCggcgggccggggcggccgcgcTCCGGTCTCCGTCCGCACCCGGCGAGAGGCAGCGAGGGAGGCAGCGAGGGAGGCCGCTTGCCGGGCGGCCGGAGGCTGTCCGCCGCCCCGCCATGGCGGCTGCAAGGCAAGTGCTGTGTCTGTGGGCTTTGCTGGGCGTGCCGCGCGTTCGCTGCGAGCCCATCCGCTACTCCGTGGCCGAGGAGGGCGAGAGCGGCTCGGTGGTGGCCGACGTGGCGGAGGACGCGGGGCTGGCCCCGGCGCAGCTCTCGGCTCGCCGGGCGCGCATCGCCTCGCCGGCCGGCCGGCAGCACTTTCGCTTGGAGCGCGGCAGCGGCCGCCTCGTTGTCGCCGAGCGGCTCGATCGGGAGGAGATGTGCGGACGCTCCCGCACCTGCACGCTCGCCTTCGAGCTGCTGCTCGCCGACCCGCTGCAGTTCTTCCCGATCGAGGTGTCCGTGGAGGACATCAATGACCACTCGCCGGTCTTCCCGGACGAACGAGTGACCTTTAAGATCCCCGAAACCAGCGACCCGGGCTCGCGTTTCCCTGTGGATGCTGCTCAGGACCTGGACATTGGCAGCAATGACATCCAGGCTTATAGCATTTATCCTGAGAACGAGTTCTTCAGTGTCTCCTCTCAGACTCACGGGGAAAGCAATAATGTTCTTCAACTCGTTTTGCAACAGCCTCTGGACAGAGAGGAACAGTCAGAGTTGGATTTCACTCTCGTTGCCACCGATGGGGGTTCTCCACCCCGGAGTGGATCCACCCAAATCCACATCACTGTTCTGGATGTCAATGACAATGCTCCCATCTTTACGCAAACGGTTTACATTGCTCATGTTTTGGAAAATGCCCCTGAGGGTTCCAAGGTTCTCAGAGTGGTAGCCAACGATGCAGATGTGGGAATTAATGGCAACATTTCCTATCAGTTCAGCCAAGGAGTGGTACAGAGCCAGTCAGCATTCATCATTGACCCCAGTAGTGGTGAAATCCATATCACGAAACCTTTGGATTTTGAAAATGTGCAGAAACACGAGCTGAGCGTGAGGGCAGTGGATGGTGGGGGACTCTCAGCATTGTGCAAGGTGTTGGTGGAGGTGATGGATGTGAATGATAATGCACCAGAGATCGTGGTCAGTTCCTTCAGTAGCCCAATCCCGGAGAATGCAGCACCTGGAACAGTGGTTGCACTGTTGGCTGTCAGGGATCAGGATTCCGGTGTAAATGGGGAGATTACATGTGCCCTTGAAGATCAGCGTTCCTTCTCCCTCAGGCCAGCCTTCAAGAACTACTACGAGCTGGTGACCGTGAGCACGTTGGACCGGGAGGAGAGAGCACAGCACATGGTGGTCGTCACGGCAGCAGATGCAGGCTCTCCTCCTCTCACCAGCACCCACACCTTCAGCGTGGACATCTCCGATGTCAACGACAACGCACCCGTCTTCAACCAGACGTCGTACACCATGTACGTGCATGAGAACAATGCACCTGCACTGCTCGTCGGGGCCGTGAAGGCGACGGATGCGGACGCGGGGCCCAACGCCAAGGTGAGCTATTCCGTGGTGCCAGCCCGTGGCCCGGAAGAAGAGCCCTGCTCGTGTGTGTCCGTGAACTCGGAGAGCGGAGGCGTGTTTGTGCTGCGGCCGCTGGACTACGagcagctgaggcagctggaggtggtggtgagcGCTGCAGACGCGGGGTCCCCTCCCCTCAGCAGCAGCGTCAGCGTCCGCCTGCTGGTGGTGGACGagaacgacaacgcgccgcTGGTGCTGCACCCCAGCGCGCAGGACAGCAGCCCTCCTTCCAGCGAGCTGGTGCCCGCCGGGGCCGAGGCGGGGGACCTGGTGAGCAAAGTGGTGGCCGTGGACGCCGACTCGGGTCAGAACTCGTGGCTTTCCTACCAGCTGCTGAGGGCCACGGAGCCGGGGCTGTTTGCTGTGGGTGCCCAAAGCGGGGAGGTGCGGCTGAGGAGGCCGCCGACCGAGAGGGACGCTGCGAAGCAGAAGCTCGTCGTGCTGGTGCGGGACAACGGGCGGCCGCCGCTGTCGGCCACGGCAGCGCTCAGCGTGCTCCTCGTCCCCGGCTCCTGGGACGCTCAGCTGCcgcagcagagccctgctgcaggcgAGGACGACGGCTCCCTCACCACCTCTTTGATCATCGCCTTGGTCTTTGTGTCGCTCCTCTTCTTGCTGTCGGCGGCCGCCTTTGTCGCCTGCAAGGTGTGCAAGAGGAAGGAGCTGAGTAGCGGGCCCGTGCTTTACGGCGCCAGCAGCGTGCAGAGCTACGTGGCTGACGGGGCCGCTGCCGGGACCCTGCCCCACGCCTATTGCTACGAGGTCAGCCTCACCACGGGCTCGGGCAACAGCGAGTTCAAGTTCCTGAAGCCCGTCCTCCCCAGCCTGCCagcgcagcactgcagcacggGGGTGGGTGGCGCCCATGCTGAGGAGTTCCCTCCCGTGCCTGTCACTATGGGGGATGCTGATTTCGAGAGCCCCGGGATGCAGTCTGTGGCACAATTGAATGGGTTTTAATTCGCACAGGGTCTCCAGTTCGGGTAGATTCGTGGCTTGTTTAATTGACATTTGGCTTTCATAGTTCAATCCATGTCCCCATGTTTAGACCTGCAATTGTCATTTGCATCCCATAGCACAAGGTTGCTGTGCgttccctctgctcccctgaAAGTACTGCAGCAACGTGATTCAAGTTTCATGCATGTCAATTAATGGTATTTGTATGATCTGTTATGTCTGTTTCTCGAATGCTTGCGCAGTGGGTTTCTTTCCATGGTGCCCCACTCATTTCTTCCCCATTTGCTGGGTGATCGTTTGGGCCATGCTTATTCCTGAGGGGGATACAGAACTGCACAGCTGCGGGGCTCAGTCTGGAGGGCAGTTTTCTGGGAGTTCCCTTAAGTAGCCCGGAGTCTGCACAGCCGGTGTCTTTGTGGCTTGAAAAGGAAGGTCTCTGTGCAGTGGCATTCATCTCCAGAGGGATGTTGCATTTGCAATTGGCATTGTGCATTCCCAGAAGGCTGAGTGAGAAGGCAGGTTTCCCTCCATGTTCCAcgattgtcttgagggagatcacgcgaCAAGTGAATGACAgccgggggatcaggcctagccggcatgggttcacaaagcgcaggtcctgcttgaccaacctgatctccttctatgatctagtgacccgtctggtggatgagggaaaggctgttgatgtagtctacgTAGATTTCatcaaagcctttgacactgtctcccacagtattctcctgcagaaagtGGCAttccgtggcttggacagatacagtCTTgtctgggtaaggaactggctgcggggccgggcccagatagtggtggtgaatggagttaaaccTAGGTGGtgaccggtcacaagtggtgttccgCAGGgttcagtgctggggcctgtcctgtttaatatctttattgatgacctggatgagggcattgagtgcaccctcaggaagtttgcagatgacaccaagctgtctggaagtgttgatctgcctgagtgtagcgaggccctacagagggatctggataggttggatagctgggctgaagccaatgggatgggattcaacaagaccaaatgctgggtcctgcactttggccgcaataaccccaggcaatgctagaggcttggagcagagtggctggaagactgtgtagaggaaatggacctgggggtgttgattgacgctagactgaacatgagccagcagtgtgcccagggggccaagaaggccaatggcatcctggcttgtatcagaaatagtgtggccagcaggaacagggaagtaattatccccctgtactcagcactggggaggccacacctcgagtactgtgtcctgttttaggcccctcactgtaagacagacatcgaggccctggagcgtgtccagaggagggcaacaaagctggtgaggggtctggagcacaggtcttatgaagagcggctgaaggagctgggattgttcagtctagagaagaggaggctcaggggagaccttactgctctctataacttcctgaagggaggttgtagtgagctgggggtcaacctcttctctcgggtgactagtgataggactggagggaatggcgtcaagctgcgccagggaagattcaggctggacattaggaaatactacttgtctgaaagggtggtcaggcactggaatgggctgcccagagaggtggtggagtcaccgatcctggtggtgttcaaagagtggatgttgtgttgagggtcatggtttagcgagaagcactggtgaagggtgaatggttggactggatgatcctgtgtgtcttttccaaccttagcaattctatgattctatgattccctgaAAGAAGGTGACAAACAGAAATTTGTAACACGTTTCAGGAGTGCTGTGGTTTGCTGTGTGTGGAGCTCTGCATTCCAaagtgctgcaggcactgcattCTTCCTTTGCTGAGTTgtgcttctctttttgtttgctctgtgttttgccTCCTGCTCATTATGTCTCTCCATACAGATGTGCCCTTATCCACCCACTCTGATGTATTGtcttgcagctgagctgggaaatTGTGTCATTGCCGAGGATTAGGAATTGTGTTGGACTGCATATAGACACatagctctgaaagtaatgcctcctatgtatttccatggaaagtacaaTCTTAAATGGCACACAAGAACCCTGCCTGATGGATTGGAATCATAGTTACAGAATTCGATTTTTCATCATTATCCCCATTGTACCTCTGCATTTTACGGGCTGTGAACCAAAGCCTTCATGTTGCACTCATATAAATCTTTGACAGAGGATGTGGCCCTCTGTAGCCACTGCACAAATACATCATCCAACACCTCAtggtgctcacatccactctttgttctccataaacattcagcaagcgttagtgaatgtcaatggatgcaaTTCTTTGTGCATGGAGGAGTGCAGCGATGCACTTCCTTGTGAGATGCCATTTGGTCAGATTGCCCCTCTATTGCCATCCATCACATGGTGTCAAAACACagtgggatattggtgggaacgTTCAGCCTCCGCTTTGTACCACCAGCGTTGGCCTTGGACAGCATGGGCTGCCACAATAAAtcgggaggcattactttcagagcagcactgatggAATACACGGAATCGTAATTATGTACATAATAAAACAATTGAATTGTCAATATTTCTGGTAAATCTTTCTAAAAAGGGGgaacaaaaacatgaaaccagtgggatatttgaccttttttttttggtgacagCAGTGCATCAGGCTGGTTTGGCCGCAGTGTCTGCAATTCTTAGGGGAGTCTCAACATCTTCATTGGAGATTTTGCATGAAATGTTACTCCTTTTGAAATTCATCCCTGAAAACAGTTATCCACAAGGGTACATACTACCAAAAAGCCATGTCGTGATGAAGGCTGATGGTGAAGTGAGAGATGtttctctctggtaagataGGGACTGTTGAAGTCTTCACCAGCCAGGGCTCTAGCTGCATGgcccaagctgcagaaagcaaaggtaagaactgggagaaggaGGATCTGCCTGCTGTCAGTGAAGATCACATTTGTgaccatctaaagaacctgCAGGTGCACAAGTGCATGGGACCCGATGAGCTCCGTGCACGAGTTCTGTGGCAGATGAAGTTGACAGGCTactatccatcatatttgaaaggtcatggcagcctggtgaagttcccactgtatggaaaagaagaaacataacccccattttcaagaaagataaaaaagatCCAGAAAACTGACAGCCAGTCAGTCTTACCAGTGTGCCTGACAGGACTATGAAGCCTGAAGGCCTCCTGAAGGcttcctgaaggccctactGAAGAACATGGAAAATAAGGAGATGGTGACTGGTGGTAACCgccatggcttcaccaagggcaagtcatgcctggCAAGCTTGGTGGCcaagttacagcatcagtggataaaggaagagcgGGTGGTTTAATCTACTTGGACTTATGCAAAGGTTTGGGCACAGTCCCGCATGACATCTGGTTGCTACATAggagaaaaattgtttttgatGGAGAAACTACTTGCTGGATAACAAATTAGATGGATGGTAACAGTGAATGATCTGTGGTCAACGACTCCATGTCCAGTGGAGACCAGTGATgtgtggcattcctcagggactTTTTTCTGGGACCGGTGCTATTTAAGTGTTTGTGGGTGAcatggatggttggactgagtgcaccctcagcaggtttgcagtTGATGCAAGCTGAGTGGTGCCGTTGACATGCTAGAGGtaagagatgccatccagagggacacGCTCAGTCTTGAGAGGCAGTCCtgtgccaacctcatgaagttcaaccaAGACACGTGCAGCATtgtgcacctgggtcagggcaatccctAGCTCAAATGCAGGCTggtcagagaatggcttgagagcagccctgaggagaaggacttcaaggtgttggttgatgaaagactctacatgggcagcagtgtgcttttgtgGTCCAGAAGGCAGAAGTTATCTAGGGTTGCCTCAAGAGAAGCACGACAAACCGTTCAATGGAAGTGattcttcccctctactctgtcctctTGAGACCCCACCTGAGTACTGCATGCAGTTTTGAGGCCTACCATGTAAGAAGgacatggatctgttggagtAGGTTCAGAGGAGCACCACAAGGATGAtgaaagggctggagcatctcccctgtgtggacaggctgagagtgcTGGGGCTctacagcctggagaagaaaggaCTCTGGGGGTACCTTATAGTGGACTTCCAGTACATGAAGAGGCACACGGGAAAGTTGGGGAGGGATTTTTAAAAGGACATGTactgacaggatgagggaaaatggctttgaaGTCATAGAGAGTAGGTTTAGACTAggtatgaagaagaaaatctttactgtAGGGGTGGTGAGAAACTGGAAGAAGTTACCAGGAGGTGTGGATGACCCCACCCTGAAAGCGTCCtaggccagactggatggggctgtgagcaatctGGTCTGGTGGGTTGTGGCCCTACTTCAGCAGAGGAGTTGGATTCAGAggatcttgaaggtcccttccaacccaaaccattctaggATTCTCGGAAAATTGGGTAAAGGCATGTGGTAAGATCTTTGAGTTGGATATATGGTTGCAACTCCAGATGTTCCCTTTGAAAGTTATTTGCTAATGTATGTatatgaacagaaaatgaagatgtaggcataaattcatgatttttatttcaatcttGAATCCTATTTCCaaattccattttcagaagtgaaagcaTAATTGCGTACTCTTTgttgctcagagctgtgtgttACGCAAGAGCAGTAAAATGCATGcagtttcttcctctctttttccatATTCCTGTTTGCTCCGTTTTCCTACTGACACATCTATTCATTTACATGTACTGCCACCCCACAGAGGATAAGGGAAGGTTGGGAAGACCTttgtgcctggcaagatcatgggGCGGAACATCATGAAGGCCGTACTGAGGCTCCTGGAAAATAAGGAggaggtgattggtggtaaccgacatggcttcaccaagggcaagtcctgCGTGACAAacttggtgggtttttttgatgaagttacagcatcagtggatgaATGAAGAGCAACTGaagtcatctacctggacttgtgaAAGGTTTGATATGGTTTCCCATGACATCTGgtcaccaaattggagaaaaattgCTGTGATGGACAGACCACCCTGTGCTTatggaattggctggatggtcacgCTCAGAGTGTTGTAGTCAATACCCTGGTGTCTGGGTGAAGACCGTGGATGTGTGTCtttcctcagggatcagtgctgaGATTGgtattatttaacatctttgtaggtgtCATGGAGcatggaattgagtgcaccctcagcaagtttgcagatgacaccgaGCTGAGTGGAGCAattgacatgctagagggaagggatgccatccagaggaacctggtCAGGCTTAAGAAGTGGTCCCAcgccaacctcatgaagttcaaccaAGGCAAGTGTGAGGTCCTGCGTTGGGTTCCAGGCAATCCCTAGAACACGTCCAGGTTGGGAGAGAGTGGCTTGAAAGCAACCCTGTGGAGAAagatttgggggtgtcagttGGTGAAAGACTCTACAtgggcagcagtgtgccagAAGGTCAAAGTTATCCTGGGTttcatcaagagaagcatgaccagcacgctgagagaggtgattctgcccttcTATTCTGtccttgtgagaccccacctggagcactgtgtccagttctggtgCCTGCAACACAAAaaggacgtggagctgttggagcaggtgcagaggaggccatgaagatgctcagagggctggagcacgtcTGCCAAGAAGacaggctgacagagctggggcttttcagcctagagaagagaaaccCTCCAGagggaccttatagcagccttccagtaccacAGAGGAGgcccacaggaaagctggggagagactTTCATATGGGCATGTAATGATTTTATGGTGGGAAGTGTCTTTGGAATGGAAGAGGATAGATTTCGgctaggtattaggaagaaattctttcctgtgagggtggtgagacacggaacaggctgcccagagaggttgtgggtgttcccaccctggaagcattcaaggccaggctggatggggctgtgtgcAACCCGGTCTGGTGGGAGGTACCCCTGCCTTTAGaaggagggttgaaactagatgatcttaaaggtctcttccaactgaagCCATGTGAGTATTCTCTggaagtctggtaaagagacgtggtcagatttttgagttggaTATCTGGTTGCAACTCCAGATGTTCACTTTGAGAATTTGCTGCTCCTCAATTTATAGCAACTGAAAATGGAACACGAGGCGcaaattcaatattttttattgcaATCTCCAGGTCTATTTTCAAACTCCtttctcaaaatgaaagcacagatgCGTAATCATCAGTGTCCAAAGGCTTGTGTTTGGCAAAGACATGAAAATGCATGCAGTCATTTTCTCTCAATTTCCATATTCCTGTTTGTTCTGTGTATTCCTACTGACACATCTATTCATTTACACGTAGTGCCACCCCACAGGGGATAAGGGAAGGTTGGAAAGGAGACGATTTGGCAGACACTATCCAGAGTACTCAAATATTGTGTTATGTTGCAAATATAAACTGAATTATTGTGATCCAGGATGACACTGTCCGTTGAACTGATATGAAAAGCAACCTGGAGTGCCATTCCTGTAATAAAATGGATGGCACAGTTCTGACAAACTTTGCAGAGATGGATTTATTTTCGGGAATGATCTGCAGAAGATGCAGAGTTATCCAGTGACATGGAGGCCATTTCTGCTAATTCTGTGTcttcaacagaagaaatattgaGAGCATTTTCTCATGCCCCTGTCCGTGCCTTTGTGCTTCACAGAGCGGTTGTGGTTGAGTTTGGGGCTCATTGTAGAGGGTGCGCGGATTTGGGTGGGTCGGTCAGGCGGCTCTCGGGGCGTGCGAGGAGGCGGGGAGGCGCCGGGTGCTGCAGCTTGGGTGCGTTGCCCGAAGCGTCGCCTCGGCAGGAGCGTGGGTGCTCACAGAGGGCGCTGCccgtggcggcggcggcgggtaTGCACGGGGGACAGCGGGGCGTGTCTGAGCGTGTGTCCCGGTGCGTGTGGCGGCGAGAGGCCGCGGGCAGGAGCGCGTCCCGTCCCCGGAGCAGTCCCGCCGCGGGCCGCAGGGTGGTGCTCCTGGCCAAGGCGGCGccgagcggctgcgggcggggAGAGGCCGAGcccagcgcagcgcagcgcagcgcagcgcaggcgggaggaggcggcggagAGCGGCGGCAGAGAGCGGCGGCGGAGAGCTGTTGTCCGTGCTCTGAGCTCGGAGTGAGCCGCCggcgggccggggcggccgcgcTCCGGTCTCCGTCCGCACCCGGCGAGAGGCAGCGAGGGAGGCAGCGAGGGAGGCCGCTTGCCGGGCGGCCGGAGGCTATCCGCCGCCCCGCCATGGCGGCTGCAAGGCAAGTGCTGTGTCTGTGGGCTTTGCTGGGCGTGCCGCGCGTTCGCTGCGAGCCCATCCGCTACTCCGTGGCCGAGGAGGGCGAGAGCGGCTCGGTGGTGGCCGACGTGGCGGAGGACGCGGGGCTGGCCCCGGCGCAGCTCTCGGCTCGCCGGGCGCGCATCGCCTCGCCGGCCGGCCGGCAGCACTTTCGCTTGGAGCGCGGCAGCGGCCGCCTCGTTGTCGCCGAGCGGCTCGATCGGGAGGAGATGTGCGGACGCTCCCGCACCTGCACGCTCGCCTTCGAGCTGCTGCTCGCCGACCCGCTGCAGTTCTTTCCGATCGAGGTGTCCGTGGAGGACATCAATGACCACTCGCCGGTCTTCCCGGACGAACGAGTGACCTTTAAGATCCTGGAAACTAGCGACCCGGGCTCGCATTTCCCTGTGGGGGCGGCTCAGGACCTGGACATTGGCAGCAATGACATCCAGGCGTACAGCATCTTTCCTGAGAACGAGTTCTTCAGTGTCTTCACTCAAAGGAGGCATGAGGGCAATATGAATGTTGAACTGGTTTTGCAACAGCCTCTGGACAGAGAGGAACAGT from Gallus gallus isolate bGalGal1 chromosome 13, bGalGal1.mat.broiler.GRCg7b, whole genome shotgun sequence harbors:
- the LOC107049090 gene encoding protocadherin beta-15-like, which gives rise to MAAARQVLCLWALLGVPRVRCEPIRYSVAEEGESGSVVADVAEDAGLAPAQLSARRARIASPAGRQHFRLERGSGRLVVAERLDREEMCGRSRTCTLAFELLLADPLQFFPIEVSVEDINDHSPVFPDERVTFKIPETSDPGSRFPVDAAQDLDIGSNDIQAYSIYPENEFFSVSSQTHGESNNVLQLVLQQPLDREEQSELDFTLVATDGGSPPRSGSTQIHITVLDVNDNAPIFTQTVYIAHVLENAPEGSKVLRVVANDADVGINGNISYQFSQGVVQSQSAFIIDPSSGEIHITKPLDFENVQKHELSVRAVDGGGLSALCKVLVEVMDVNDNAPEIVVSSFSSPIPENAAPGTVVALLAVRDQDSGVNGEITCALEDQRSFSLRPAFKNYYELVTVSTLDREERAQHMVVVTAADAGSPPLTSTHTFSVDISDVNDNAPVFNQTSYTMYVHENNAPALLVGAVKATDADAGPNAKVSYSVVPARGPEEEPCSCVSVNSESGGVFVLRPLDYEQLRQLEVVVSAADAGSPPLSSSVSVRLLVVDENDNAPLVLHPSAQDSSPPSSELVPAGAEAGDLVSKVVAVDADSGQNSWLSYQLLRATEPGLFAVGAQSGEVRLRRPPTERDAAKQKLVVLVRDNGRPPLSATAALSVLLVPGSWDAQLPQQSPAAGEDDGSLTTSLIIALVFVSLLFLLSAAAFVACKVCKRKELSSGPVLYGASSVQSYVADGAAAGTLPHAYCYEVSLTTGSGNSEFKFLKPVLPSLPAQHCSTGVGGAHAEEFPPVPVTMGDADFESPGMQSVAQLNGF